A stretch of the Flavobacterium aquiphilum genome encodes the following:
- a CDS encoding LacI family DNA-binding transcriptional regulator, with amino-acid sequence MDQKTTIYDIAKKLDITAATVSRALNNNPKISEVTRKLVLETAAKMNYKQNRLAQSLRSGKSNNVGVIVPRIDSNFFASAIRGIEEELHPEGYHIIICQTHEDENRQVENITTLLNAQVDGILMSITNLSKENEYIIKNVVRKNVPLVFFDRKKNMDGVSSVTINDFEGGYLATKNLIEQGCKRIAHLTGDQSLEIYANRKNGYEKALLDNGLELNNDYVFRARSSVDAGRQAVDRLLSLETPPDGIFSSSDFAALGAIQELKERGIKVPEEFCVFGFGNEPFTQFMELSISSVDQSPLEMGKMAAKVFLEQINNTDNVKIEKKVVLTPELHIRKSSTRIK; translated from the coding sequence ATGGATCAAAAAACCACCATCTACGATATAGCCAAAAAGCTGGATATCACTGCAGCTACTGTATCGAGAGCCTTGAATAACAACCCTAAAATTAGCGAAGTTACCCGTAAGCTAGTACTGGAGACAGCTGCCAAAATGAATTATAAGCAAAATAGACTTGCTCAATCTCTTAGAAGCGGAAAAAGTAATAATGTTGGAGTTATAGTTCCACGTATTGACAGTAATTTTTTTGCCTCGGCAATTCGGGGGATTGAGGAGGAATTGCATCCTGAGGGATACCATATTATTATTTGTCAAACTCATGAGGATGAAAATAGGCAGGTCGAGAACATTACTACTTTGTTGAATGCGCAAGTAGATGGGATTTTGATGTCAATCACTAATTTGTCGAAAGAGAATGAATATATTATAAAGAATGTGGTGCGCAAAAATGTTCCTTTGGTATTTTTTGATAGAAAGAAAAATATGGACGGTGTGAGCTCAGTGACTATCAATGACTTTGAAGGCGGATATTTGGCAACAAAGAATTTGATTGAACAAGGGTGTAAACGAATTGCGCATTTAACTGGGGATCAGTCGTTAGAAATATATGCAAACAGAAAAAATGGTTATGAAAAGGCGTTATTGGATAATGGCTTGGAGCTAAATAACGATTATGTTTTTAGAGCTAGAAGTAGTGTAGATGCAGGAAGACAAGCTGTTGATAGATTGTTGAGCTTGGAGACTCCTCCCGATGGGATTTTTTCTTCGAGTGATTTTGCAGCTTTAGGAGCCATTCAGGAATTAAAGGAAAGAGGGATTAAAGTTCCTGAAGAATTCTGTGTTTTTGGGTTTGGTAATGAGCCATTTACCCAGTTTATGGAGTTGTCTATATCTTCGGTTGATCAATCTCCGTTAGAGATGGGTAAGATGGCTGCAAAAGTTTTTCTTGAACAAATAAATAATACTGATAATGTGAAAATTGAGAAGAAAGTGGTGCTTACACCTGAATTGCATATTCGTAAATCTTCTACGAGAATCAAGTAA